The following DNA comes from Triticum aestivum cultivar Chinese Spring chromosome 3D, IWGSC CS RefSeq v2.1, whole genome shotgun sequence.
ACTTTCTTCAGTTGCGGCAGCCACCTCCGGAAGTCTGTGTGCTCCTCAATGATCTCCCATACAACGACTTCAACGCGGTGGTGAAAAGCCTGGTTGCGGTCCGGCAAATCGGTGAGCCTGTTGTTGTAACTGGTGTTGTACCAGGGTCATTCTATGAGAGGCTCTTCCCTAGTGGCTCCGTGCATCTTTTCTGTTCATCCAACAGCCTTCATTGGCTATCAAAGGTATTGAGTCTGACACCACTCCAGTAGCATTCGCCCCTTCACTATCTGATCGTTCAGAGGCACAGGCTCCTGAAGATTTAAGGATGAAGCAAATCCCGGTGTATGACATGGATGAGAACGTCAGGCGTGAAAGACTCCCAGTGGTCGCTGGAGCTTATGCACGACAATTCAAGAAAGATTTCACACTTTTCCTGCAGCTGAGAGCCAAAGAATTGGTCCCAGAAGGACGGATGGTTGTTTCCCTCCCGGGGAGGCGTTCTGATGAGCCTGTCACCGAGACCTCTCTCATCTGGGGAACTGCAGCTCAGATTTTAGGCGCCATGGCCTCAGAGGTGAATACATCCTTTACTTTTTAACCATGCTGTTATTTGCTAATGAGCATTTTTTGGATAACTAACAGGGTGTGATTGACAAAGAAAAGCTTGATTCTTTGTACATACCGGTGCATGGACCTTCCGATGAAGAGCTGAGAGAGATCATCCAAGAAGAGGGCTCCTTCTCAATCACAGAGATGCGGGTGCACGACCCTATAAGCGGCATGGACCGCGCCCTCCTCACCCCAAACAGGATGGTGAATAGCCTGAGAGCTGCTTTCGAGCCGATAATAGTCCAGCATTTTGGATCGCCAGCAGAGATCATGGATGAATTTGTCAGGACCGGCGAGAAGCACTTGAGCCTGCAGCGCAGCTCACAAGTCAAGCACGCCAGAAGCCCGAGGGTTATGCTGGTTGTATCGCTCACCAAGGCATGACATGACAGTTGACGTGTCGCTGCTGCTAGTCTGTATCCATCGCCAATTTGTGACATGTCTGTAAAATTCTGCATCAAACTTAATCGGATTTGTGAGAGACGGGAAAGGCGAATATATGCTGAAATTGCATTGTGAGACAAGCACTTGTCATTTTCATTTCAGCAAAGTATATGTCTCACAATGCAATTGAGTGGTATTGAAGTTCTACAAAGGTACATACATGATATTATTCCTTTGTGTTCCATGGCAATCTCATAAGAATTGGTGTTGTTCTCCCCTGGACCCATCTCTCCTGTCTCTCATCTATGCTATCACTGAGGCAGTGAGGCATGGCTTGAGATCAAAGAACTACTCGAACACAGCTTCAGCAAAAGGCAAGTCCCTGTGTACAAATTGCAAACTGATGCTGTAAATAAACTGGAGCGTGTCCGTCGCAATGCAGTGGCCATCCATCATATTCATGCACTACTTGCATGCAAATTGATTCCTGTAGagtacaaaaaattaaaaaaataaaaggtggtcgcccaccgtggggctcgaacccacgaccacaaggttaagagccttgcgctctaccaactgagctagacGGGCTGTTTTGGCTTTTGTTTTGATTTCTCACTAACTCTTCCATGTGAGACGCATAGAAGGTATCAGTCCATCCTGCTCCCCAGTCAAAAAAGCAAACACTGATAAAGAAACAAAAGTGGTGCAGGCACTACAGATTTATCTTTATCtctatattgtactccctccgtaaagaaatataagagcatttagatcactagagTGCATGCCACCAAAAGCATAATAGGAACACCGATTTAGCATTCAGAAACAACAACGGCACAGTTCAAGTTTGACGACATCTACAAAATCAATAAGCTGACAATAATGGACAAGAATTAATTAATCCGAGGTGCACGGCTACAACTTTTTTCATGCTACTTGCAAGGCTGCTCCCTTTCCTCAACAATCAGCATTTTTCATGCTGAAACAGGAGGGCGCTAGCCAGAAAGGGCGATCCCAGCAGCTACACAAGCATCAGCAAGCAGGCTCGCGGGAACAAGCACTAGGAGCCTGCCAGCGATCTACAATCAGTTAGCCCATGTTCAACTGATCAATTGTCACCAGAGGACGCTTTGCAGCCGCAGCAGCCACCGCATTCAGTTGGAAAGAAACCCTCTGGCTCTGGCTCTGAGGCTGATGTTGCTCGCTGCCCCTCTGATCCTGCGGATAGCTTGGACTAGGATTGCCAGGGCTTGCGTTGGTCCCCTCGTTGTCATCTTCCGCTTCCTCGATCTGAGTTGGCGGCTTCAATGCAGGTAGGAGTTGGTAGTTTTCGCTCAACAATGTGTCCTGTTCGGGTGGCAGAGGAATCGAGCCAGGTGGAGCAATAGACTTGGGCAGCGGGATTTTGTTCCGGCTGCGTGCCAACT
Coding sequences within:
- the LOC123079971 gene encoding probable jasmonic acid carboxyl methyltransferase 2, with amino-acid sequence MASKQMVHMNQGQGETSYAHNSSFQSAEQNRMKALIEAAVVELCSNTTTLSHGKVVIADLGCSSGPNAVALVSIALEATHSHFLQLRQPPPEVCVLLNDLPYNDFNAVVKSLVAVRQIGEPVVVTGVVPGSFYERLFPSGSVHLFCSSNSLHWLSKAPEDLRMKQIPVYDMDENVRRERLPVVAGAYARQFKKDFTLFLQLRAKELVPEGRMVVSLPGRRSDEPVTETSLIWGTAAQILGAMASEGVIDKEKLDSLYIPVHGPSDEELREIIQEEGSFSITEMRVHDPISGMDRALLTPNRMVNSLRAAFEPIIVQHFGSPAEIMDEFVRTGEKHLSLQRSSQVKHARSPRVMLVVSLTKA
- the LOC123079972 gene encoding transcription initiation factor TFIID subunit 9: MDGGGVRPSLPSAAAARGASGPDEPRDARVVRELLRSMGLGEGEYEPRVVHQFLDLAYRYVGDVLGDAQVYADHAAKPQLDADDVRLAIQAKVNFSFSQPPPREVLLELARSRNKIPLPKSIAPPGSIPLPPEQDTLLSENYQLLPALKPPTQIEEAEDDNEGTNASPGNPSPSYPQDQRGSEQHQPQSQSQRVSFQLNAVAAAAAKRPLVTIDQLNMG